Proteins co-encoded in one Nicotiana sylvestris chromosome 7, ASM39365v2, whole genome shotgun sequence genomic window:
- the LOC138873849 gene encoding uncharacterized protein, with protein sequence MPTGRLAKWQILLIEFDIIYVTRTAIKAQALADYFAENPVDDEYDPLETYFPDEEVMCVDKVDYDEKPCWKLFFDRAANMKGVGIGAVLISEIGQHYPVTAQLRFYCTNNIVEYKACILGLRLAIDMGVQEILVLGDSDLLVHHIQGQ encoded by the coding sequence atgcccacgggaagacttgcaaagtggcagattttacttatagagtttgacatcatctatgtgactcgaaccgcGATAAAAGCCCAAGCCTTGGCCGACTACTTCGCCGAGAATCCGGTGGATGATGAATATGATCCACTggagacttattttcctgatgaagaggtcatGTGTGTTGACAAGGTTGACTATGATGAAAAGCCatgttggaaactcttctttgatagagctgctaacatgaaaggggtCGGAATAGGGGCTGTACTTATCTCTGAAAtagggcaacactaccctgtaacagcccagcttcgattttattgcaccaacaacatagTTGAGTACaaagcatgcattctgggtttgaggttagctatagACATGGGAGTCCAAGAAATACTTGTTCTGGGAGATTCAGATTTGTTGGTTCACCATATTCAAGGACAATAG